In Haloarcula salinisoli, one genomic interval encodes:
- a CDS encoding MBL fold metallo-hydrolase: MVRELRPGVWLLELGLFPPLASNAYLVDGGAFEAGPDSLTLVDTGLWWNEPTVREELDAVGYSPADLDRVLVTHYDLDHVGGLNRLVPEFDGPVSLGRDDLDLLERRAHPEWLHHKGLFHRASRRLFPLPDLRLEPLDDGDTVGGFTAHHTPGHNPGHVVYHHEGASAAFLGDLVWAGDDGGLTTPFWGDSYDMAQLRESVAALSARIPRFDVAAMGHGDPLVTGGDDALRALAGRL, translated from the coding sequence ATGGTCCGAGAGCTTCGGCCGGGCGTCTGGTTGCTGGAACTGGGCCTGTTCCCGCCGCTGGCCTCGAACGCCTACCTCGTCGACGGGGGCGCGTTCGAGGCCGGCCCCGACAGCCTGACGCTCGTCGACACCGGGCTCTGGTGGAACGAACCCACCGTTCGCGAGGAACTCGACGCGGTGGGCTACTCCCCGGCCGACCTCGACCGCGTGCTGGTCACCCACTACGACCTGGACCACGTCGGCGGTCTCAACCGGCTGGTCCCCGAGTTCGACGGCCCGGTCTCGCTGGGCCGGGACGACCTCGACCTGCTGGAGCGACGCGCCCATCCCGAGTGGCTCCACCACAAGGGGCTCTTCCACCGGGCGAGCCGTCGGCTGTTCCCGTTGCCGGACCTCCGGCTCGAACCGCTGGACGATGGTGACACCGTCGGCGGGTTCACGGCCCACCACACCCCAGGGCACAACCCGGGCCACGTGGTGTACCACCACGAGGGCGCGTCGGCGGCCTTTCTCGGCGACCTCGTCTGGGCCGGCGACGACGGCGGCCTGACGACGCCGTTCTGGGGTGACTCCTACGACATGGCCCAGTTGCGCGAGAGCGTCGCCGCGCTTTCCGCGCGGATTCCGCGGTTCGACGTGGCAGCCATGGGCCACGGCGACCCGCTGGTGACTGGTGGCGACGACGCCTTGCGAGCGCTGGCCGGACGGCTGTGA
- a CDS encoding truncated hemoglobin, translated as MAQETLYERLGGHDGIRAVVDDFYDRLLADDDIGPFFEGSDLAKLRQTQTDFLCEAAGGPETYDAEPIREAHIDVPFTPEHIQRAVELLYRSLGEFDVADEDADAVVGAVAAYEQDLLAEPDQDD; from the coding sequence ATGGCACAGGAGACGCTGTACGAGCGGCTCGGGGGCCACGACGGCATCCGCGCCGTCGTCGACGACTTCTACGACAGACTGCTTGCCGACGACGACATCGGCCCGTTCTTCGAGGGGTCGGACCTGGCAAAGCTCCGGCAGACACAGACCGACTTCCTCTGTGAGGCCGCCGGCGGGCCGGAGACCTACGACGCGGAGCCGATTCGCGAAGCACACATAGACGTCCCGTTCACCCCGGAACACATCCAGCGGGCCGTCGAGCTCCTGTACCGGAGCCTCGGCGAGTTCGACGTGGCCGACGAGGACGCCGACGCCGTCGTCGGAGCGGTCGCGGCCTACGAGCAGGACTTGCTCGCCGAGCCAGACCAGGACGACTGA
- a CDS encoding DUF4013 domain-containing protein, with translation MAQDTTPDFEDAIRYPWTGDRNVERVAIGGLLGMFGFLLVPILFVYGYNVRVLRAVSAGETETAPAFDDWGELLNDGLSAFVIGAVYFGVPFLLVAVGWVASFFVFVAGAGVGGDGAAAAGGLLGFFGLFAVQLLAGVLFLVAGYLLPGAVAAYVRTDTLGAAFSPSTVRSIVTNRDYAIAWLFAFAINMLAGLATNVALVTIVGILLVPFISFYGQVACTYAIGRGIAAIPLEGDSEETMSEPAA, from the coding sequence ATGGCTCAGGACACGACACCGGATTTCGAGGACGCGATTCGCTACCCGTGGACGGGTGACCGAAACGTAGAGCGGGTCGCTATCGGCGGGTTACTGGGTATGTTTGGCTTCCTGCTCGTCCCGATACTGTTCGTCTACGGCTACAACGTCAGGGTACTCAGAGCGGTGAGCGCCGGTGAGACGGAGACGGCACCGGCGTTCGACGACTGGGGCGAGCTGCTCAACGATGGACTGTCCGCGTTCGTCATCGGCGCCGTCTACTTCGGGGTACCGTTCCTGCTCGTCGCCGTGGGCTGGGTCGCCTCGTTTTTCGTATTCGTCGCGGGTGCCGGTGTCGGGGGCGACGGGGCCGCGGCCGCCGGGGGTCTGCTTGGCTTTTTCGGGCTGTTCGCCGTCCAGCTGCTCGCCGGCGTCCTCTTTCTCGTCGCCGGCTATCTACTGCCCGGCGCGGTCGCGGCGTACGTGCGGACTGACACGCTCGGGGCGGCGTTCTCACCGTCCACGGTCCGGAGTATCGTCACGAATCGAGACTACGCGATAGCGTGGCTGTTCGCGTTCGCTATCAACATGCTCGCTGGGCTCGCGACCAACGTGGCCCTCGTCACTATCGTGGGTATCCTGCTCGTTCCGTTCATCAGTTTCTACGGCCAGGTGGCCTGCACCTACGCTATCGGGCGGGGTATCGCGGCGATTCCGCTCGAGGGTGACAGCGAGGAGACGATGAGTGAGCCCGCGGCCTGA
- a CDS encoding DUF4013 domain-containing protein translates to MFQEALNYPRNSDSAVKNVAIGGLLLFLSFLVVPTFFVLGYVVRTLRTVVNGNEEPPAFDEWGDLFVDGLKAFAIGLAYSLVPAVIAVVAVVTSGATLGVTGPGQGAGLAVALIALGALALLTVVSLVLAYVLPAAIVAWVRTDSLGAAFSPGELRVYAFSKTYATGWVVAVGISLLAGIVSGVLGAVFVGALLAPFITFYANVAGAHAIGSAVREMPAVEDGSEAPASQPAA, encoded by the coding sequence ATGTTTCAAGAAGCCCTAAACTACCCACGGAACAGCGACAGCGCGGTGAAAAACGTAGCTATCGGCGGCCTGTTGCTCTTCCTGAGCTTCCTCGTCGTCCCGACGTTCTTCGTGCTCGGATACGTCGTCCGCACGTTGCGAACGGTCGTGAACGGCAACGAGGAACCGCCAGCCTTCGACGAGTGGGGTGACCTGTTCGTGGACGGGCTGAAAGCCTTCGCCATCGGACTGGCGTACTCGCTGGTCCCTGCGGTCATCGCTGTCGTCGCCGTCGTCACGAGTGGTGCCACCCTCGGCGTCACCGGGCCTGGCCAGGGCGCTGGCCTCGCGGTCGCGCTCATCGCGCTCGGTGCGCTCGCTCTGTTGACCGTCGTCTCGCTGGTGCTCGCCTACGTCCTCCCCGCGGCCATCGTCGCCTGGGTGCGAACCGATAGCCTCGGGGCGGCGTTCTCGCCGGGCGAGCTCCGCGTGTACGCCTTCAGCAAGACCTACGCCACCGGCTGGGTCGTCGCCGTCGGTATCAGCCTGCTGGCCGGTATCGTCTCGGGCGTGCTCGGTGCCGTCTTCGTCGGTGCGTTGCTGGCACCCTTCATCACGTTCTACGCGAACGTCGCGGGCGCTCACGCCATCGGCTCGGCGGTGCGGGAGATGCCCGCCGTCGAAGACGGCAGTGAGGCGCCCGCCAGCCAGCCCGCGGCCTGA
- a CDS encoding NAD(P)/FAD-dependent oxidoreductase: MTSKLAVVGAGGAGAAAAYALRDAAVEVTVFEKSGGVCGRAATRRNDDCTYEYGANYLKADDERVTELVTETLPTDGLVDVEAPIYAFERDGEVGEGRDSDDHKWTYESGITQLAKRLFAETEATVHNGVRVETLDRQANGWRVHDADGIDHGHYDALLLTPPAPQTADLLGEADWDHDDCRDLRQTVASVPYRTVISGMLHYPFELDVPWYAAVNSDKAHDIGWLAREECKAGHVPDGESLLLVQMNEGWSVANYDAHPDRLLAEIAQRTAHLLDDDRLTDPDWTDHQHWRYAQPEDTVDRGTLAPAADHDLYFAGDWVAEAPRLHAAVRNGLEVGETLAEEL, translated from the coding sequence ATGACATCCAAGCTTGCCGTCGTCGGTGCGGGCGGGGCGGGTGCGGCAGCAGCGTACGCACTGCGGGACGCTGCGGTCGAGGTCACTGTCTTCGAGAAGAGCGGCGGCGTCTGTGGCCGCGCCGCAACCCGCCGGAACGACGACTGTACCTACGAGTACGGCGCGAACTACCTCAAGGCCGACGACGAACGCGTCACCGAGCTGGTGACCGAGACCCTCCCGACCGACGGTCTCGTCGACGTCGAAGCGCCGATATACGCCTTCGAACGCGACGGCGAGGTCGGCGAAGGCCGTGACAGCGACGACCACAAGTGGACCTACGAATCCGGCATCACACAGCTGGCAAAGCGGCTGTTCGCCGAAACCGAAGCGACCGTCCACAACGGCGTCAGAGTCGAGACCCTCGACCGCCAGGCCAACGGGTGGCGCGTCCACGACGCCGACGGAATCGACCACGGGCACTACGACGCCCTCCTGCTTACGCCGCCGGCGCCACAGACCGCCGACCTGCTGGGCGAGGCGGACTGGGACCACGACGACTGCCGCGACCTCCGCCAGACCGTCGCCTCGGTCCCGTACCGGACCGTCATCTCCGGGATGCTCCACTACCCGTTCGAACTCGACGTGCCGTGGTACGCCGCCGTCAACAGCGACAAGGCCCACGACATCGGCTGGCTGGCCCGCGAGGAGTGCAAGGCGGGCCACGTCCCCGACGGCGAGTCGCTCCTGCTGGTCCAGATGAACGAGGGCTGGTCGGTCGCGAACTACGACGCGCATCCCGACCGACTACTCGCGGAGATAGCTCAGCGGACCGCCCACTTGCTGGACGACGACAGGCTGACCGACCCCGACTGGACCGACCACCAGCACTGGCGCTACGCCCAGCCAGAAGACACCGTGGACCGCGGGACACTCGCTCCCGCGGCCGACCACGACCTCTACTTCGCCGGCGACTGGGTGGCCGAGGCGCCGCGCCTCCACGCTGCAGTCCGCAACGGACTGGAGGTCGGTGAGACGCTCGCCGAGGAACTCTGA
- the rqcH gene encoding ribosome rescue protein RqcH, with protein sequence MDHKRELTSVDLAALETELGEFTGAKLDKAYLYAEDDLVRLKMRDFDRGRVEFIIELGDVKGAYVADADHVPDAPGRPPDFAMMLRNRLSGADLVRVEQFEFDRILELEFSREDGSTTVVAELFGDGNLAVLDGHGDVIDSLETVRLKSRTVAPGSQYEFPSARFNPLTVDYDGFVARIRESDADLVRTLATQLNFGGLYGEELCTRAGIDYHEAVEDLTDDQLERLYEVVSEFAAVLRDGPLDPRVYYEDLDATDEDGEPERRRVDATPVALEEYDHRYSEPFETFNAALDDYFYNFQREEEVEGGETTKPDFESEISKYEHIIRQQQEAIEDFEADAQAEREKAELLYARYDLVDDVLSTVQNARTEDVPWDDIEAKFAEGADRGIPAAEAVVGVDGSEGTVTLDIDGTRVTVDADTGVEKNADELYKEAKRIEGKKEGALAAIEDTREDLEAVKKRRDQWEADDGEAGGGDQADEGDDEPTDWLSQASIPVRKNEQWYEQFRWFRTSDGYLVIGGRDADDNEQLVQKYLERGDKFFHAQAHGGPVTVLKATGPSESAKEVDFPQSSLEEAAQFAVSYSSVWKDGKFAGDVYMVDPDQVSKTPESGEYLEKGGFAVRGDRTYFEDTPVGVAVGIQCEDRTQVVGGPPAAIEGDVATSIVIEPGQYAQNDIAKRLYREFKSRFADESFVRKVASPDLIQEFLPPGGSRMVDE encoded by the coding sequence ATGGACCACAAGCGGGAGCTGACGAGCGTCGACCTCGCCGCCCTGGAGACGGAGCTGGGCGAGTTCACCGGCGCGAAGCTCGACAAAGCCTATCTCTACGCCGAGGACGACCTCGTGCGGCTCAAGATGCGGGACTTCGACCGGGGCCGCGTCGAGTTCATCATCGAGCTCGGCGACGTGAAGGGCGCGTACGTCGCCGACGCCGACCACGTCCCCGACGCGCCCGGGCGACCGCCCGACTTCGCGATGATGCTCCGAAACCGACTGTCGGGGGCCGACCTCGTTCGTGTCGAACAGTTCGAGTTCGACCGCATCCTCGAACTGGAGTTCTCTCGTGAGGACGGCTCGACGACGGTCGTCGCGGAGCTGTTCGGCGACGGCAACCTCGCTGTGTTGGACGGTCACGGCGACGTCATCGACAGTCTGGAGACGGTACGGCTGAAGTCCCGGACCGTCGCCCCGGGCTCGCAGTACGAATTCCCCTCTGCCCGGTTCAATCCCCTCACGGTCGACTACGACGGGTTCGTCGCGCGGATTCGTGAGTCCGACGCCGACCTCGTGCGGACCCTGGCGACACAGCTCAACTTCGGCGGCCTCTACGGCGAGGAGCTGTGTACGCGGGCCGGTATCGACTACCACGAAGCGGTCGAGGACCTCACCGACGACCAGCTGGAACGGCTGTACGAGGTTGTCTCGGAGTTTGCGGCCGTGCTCCGTGACGGGCCGCTGGACCCGCGGGTCTACTACGAGGACCTGGACGCGACCGACGAGGACGGTGAGCCAGAACGGCGCCGCGTCGACGCCACTCCGGTGGCCTTAGAGGAGTACGACCACCGCTACAGCGAGCCCTTCGAGACGTTCAACGCCGCGCTGGACGACTACTTCTACAACTTCCAGCGCGAGGAGGAGGTCGAGGGCGGCGAGACGACAAAGCCCGACTTCGAGAGCGAGATCTCGAAGTACGAACACATCATCCGCCAGCAACAGGAGGCCATCGAGGACTTCGAGGCCGACGCACAGGCCGAACGGGAGAAGGCCGAACTCCTCTATGCCCGCTACGACCTCGTCGACGACGTGCTCTCGACGGTCCAGAACGCCCGCACCGAGGACGTTCCATGGGACGACATCGAGGCGAAGTTTGCGGAGGGTGCCGACCGCGGTATCCCGGCCGCAGAAGCCGTCGTCGGCGTCGACGGCAGCGAGGGGACGGTGACGTTGGACATCGACGGGACCCGAGTCACGGTCGACGCGGACACCGGCGTCGAGAAGAACGCCGACGAACTGTACAAGGAGGCAAAGCGCATCGAGGGCAAGAAGGAGGGTGCGCTGGCGGCCATCGAGGACACCCGCGAGGACCTCGAAGCGGTCAAAAAACGGCGCGACCAGTGGGAGGCCGACGACGGCGAGGCCGGCGGTGGTGACCAGGCCGACGAGGGCGACGACGAACCGACCGACTGGCTCTCCCAGGCCTCCATCCCCGTCCGGAAGAACGAGCAGTGGTACGAGCAGTTCCGCTGGTTCCGGACCTCCGACGGCTATCTGGTCATCGGCGGCCGTGACGCCGACGACAACGAACAGCTCGTCCAGAAGTATCTCGAACGCGGTGACAAGTTCTTCCACGCGCAGGCCCACGGCGGTCCGGTCACCGTACTCAAGGCCACCGGCCCGAGCGAATCCGCAAAAGAGGTCGACTTCCCGCAGTCCTCGCTGGAGGAGGCCGCCCAGTTTGCCGTCTCCTACAGCTCGGTCTGGAAGGACGGGAAGTTCGCCGGTGACGTCTACATGGTCGACCCCGACCAGGTCTCGAAGACGCCCGAGAGCGGGGAGTATCTGGAGAAGGGCGGCTTCGCGGTGCGTGGCGACCGGACGTACTTCGAGGACACGCCGGTGGGCGTCGCCGTCGGCATCCAGTGTGAGGACCGCACACAGGTCGTCGGCGGTCCACCGGCGGCCATCGAGGGCGACGTCGCCACGAGCATCGTCATCGAGCCAGGCCAGTACGCCCAGAACGACATCGCAAAGCGGCTCTACCGGGAGTTCAAGTCGCGATTCGCCGACGAGAGCTTCGTCCGGAAGGTCGCCAGCCCGGACCTGATTCAGGAGTTCCTGCCGCCGGGCGGGAGCCGGATGGTCGACGAATAG
- a CDS encoding glycerate kinase type-2 family protein, with protein sequence MIHNRESLPETAAHATALACVEAGIEAAHPERVVRAALQFGGTTLEIGAESHDLSTYESVVVVGGGNAAAHVAAVLEDILGEALDGGIVVTDNPQPTTVVDVRPAAHPVPSQRGVESTEALLDRAASVGPETLVLAVVTGGGSACMVAPASAISLADLQATTNALLASGASIHEVNAVRKHLSENKGGQLARALAPARVSALVLSDVVGDDLDVVASGPLVADPTTYVDALDVLDSYDVTVPEPVRERLEAGAAGSIDETPGPDDPAFEGVTTHLVGTNTTALAAAREAASERGYETLVLSSRIRGEARDAALAHVAVAEEMVATGNPVTPPAVVLSGGETTVTVDGEGRGGPNQEFALAAALELPSEAVLGAVDTDGIDGNTDAAGALVDGCLVTDPGAARQALDDNDANTYLGERGALIETGPTGTNVNDLRVLVVESLD encoded by the coding sequence ATGATTCACAATCGAGAGTCACTCCCCGAGACGGCAGCGCACGCGACCGCGCTGGCCTGCGTCGAGGCCGGCATCGAAGCCGCCCATCCCGAGCGGGTCGTCAGAGCGGCGCTCCAGTTCGGCGGCACGACCCTCGAAATCGGGGCCGAAAGCCACGACCTCTCGACGTACGAGTCGGTGGTGGTCGTCGGTGGCGGGAACGCGGCCGCCCACGTCGCTGCGGTACTCGAAGACATCCTGGGCGAGGCGCTGGACGGCGGTATCGTTGTCACCGACAACCCACAGCCGACGACCGTGGTCGACGTCCGCCCGGCGGCCCATCCGGTCCCGAGTCAGCGGGGCGTCGAGTCCACCGAAGCGCTGCTTGACCGGGCGGCGTCGGTCGGCCCGGAGACACTCGTCCTGGCCGTCGTCACCGGCGGCGGCAGCGCGTGCATGGTTGCCCCGGCGAGTGCCATCAGCCTCGCCGACCTGCAGGCCACGACGAACGCGCTGCTTGCGAGTGGGGCATCCATCCACGAGGTCAACGCCGTCAGAAAACACCTCTCGGAGAACAAGGGCGGCCAGCTCGCCCGCGCTCTCGCCCCGGCTCGCGTCTCCGCGCTCGTCCTCAGCGACGTCGTCGGGGACGACCTCGACGTCGTCGCCAGCGGGCCGCTCGTGGCCGACCCCACGACCTACGTGGACGCCCTCGACGTGCTCGACTCGTACGACGTCACCGTCCCGGAGCCCGTTCGGGAACGACTGGAAGCAGGCGCCGCAGGCTCCATCGACGAGACGCCCGGTCCCGACGACCCGGCGTTCGAAGGAGTCACCACGCATCTCGTGGGCACCAATACGACCGCACTGGCGGCCGCCCGCGAGGCGGCCAGCGAGCGGGGGTACGAGACGCTCGTGCTCTCCTCGCGGATACGGGGCGAGGCCAGGGACGCCGCGCTGGCCCACGTCGCCGTCGCCGAGGAGATGGTCGCAACGGGGAACCCGGTCACGCCACCGGCGGTCGTCCTCTCGGGCGGCGAGACGACCGTCACTGTCGACGGTGAGGGCCGTGGCGGCCCCAACCAGGAGTTCGCCCTCGCCGCCGCGTTGGAACTCCCGTCCGAGGCGGTCTTGGGGGCGGTCGACACGGACGGTATCGACGGCAACACCGACGCCGCGGGGGCGCTCGTCGACGGTTGCCTCGTGACCGACCCCGGGGCTGCCCGACAAGCGCTCGATGACAACGACGCGAACACCTATCTCGGGGAGCGCGGTGCGCTCATCGAAACCGGGCCGACGGGGACGAACGTCAACGACCTCCGGGTGCTCGTCGTCGAGTCGCTCGACTGA
- a CDS encoding mRNA surveillance protein pelota, whose amino-acid sequence MQIQSRQATGEGRERVELVPETLDDLWHLSYIVEPGDHVSGDTTRRIQRNDDNLRDKGGEREPMWLEIEVTDVEFAKFANRLRVGGEITDCSREDQLGFHHTLNVEEHTELTIEKRWKPDQDDRLEEAVESTENPDVAIATVEEGEAHVHTVAQYGTEERATITSTTGKGDYARPRNELFAELSDVLKRQDVDAYILAGPGFTKQDALDYFSDAIPDIAEQITVVDTAAVGDRGVHEVLKRGAVEDVQQQTRIAEEADHIDELMARIGEGSEVAYGPEEVAKAADFGAIETLLVLDERLRKERAGEGDWDVDADRIIETTEQKGGSVTVFSAEFAPGEQLANLGGIAALLRYRLE is encoded by the coding sequence ATGCAGATACAGAGCCGGCAGGCCACCGGCGAGGGTCGCGAGCGCGTCGAACTGGTCCCCGAGACGCTCGACGACCTCTGGCATCTCTCCTACATCGTCGAGCCCGGCGACCACGTCTCCGGCGACACCACCCGTCGCATCCAACGCAACGACGACAACCTCCGTGACAAGGGCGGCGAGCGAGAGCCGATGTGGCTGGAAATCGAGGTGACCGACGTGGAGTTCGCGAAGTTCGCCAACCGGCTGCGCGTCGGCGGCGAGATAACCGACTGCTCCCGGGAGGACCAGTTGGGCTTTCACCACACCCTCAACGTCGAGGAACACACCGAACTGACAATCGAGAAACGCTGGAAACCAGACCAGGACGACCGGCTCGAAGAAGCCGTCGAATCCACCGAGAACCCTGACGTGGCCATCGCGACGGTCGAGGAGGGTGAAGCCCACGTCCACACCGTCGCCCAGTACGGGACCGAGGAGCGCGCGACCATCACCTCGACGACGGGCAAGGGCGACTACGCCCGGCCGCGCAACGAACTGTTCGCGGAACTCTCGGACGTCCTGAAACGCCAGGACGTCGACGCCTACATCCTCGCCGGACCGGGCTTTACCAAGCAAGACGCACTGGATTATTTCAGCGACGCGATCCCGGACATCGCCGAACAGATAACCGTCGTCGATACCGCGGCTGTCGGGGACCGCGGCGTCCACGAGGTGCTGAAACGCGGCGCCGTCGAGGACGTCCAGCAACAGACTCGCATCGCCGAGGAGGCCGACCACATCGACGAGCTGATGGCCCGCATCGGCGAGGGAAGCGAGGTGGCATACGGTCCCGAGGAGGTCGCCAAAGCCGCCGACTTCGGCGCCATCGAGACCCTGCTCGTCCTCGACGAGCGGCTCCGGAAGGAGCGGGCCGGGGAGGGCGATTGGGACGTCGACGCGGACCGCATCATCGAGACGACCGAGCAGAAAGGCGGGTCGGTGACGGTCTTCTCGGCCGAGTTCGCCCCCGGCGAGCAGCTCGCGAACCTCGGCGGTATCGCCGCGTTGCTCAGGTACCGGCTCGAGTGA
- a CDS encoding DUF4013 domain-containing protein, which translates to MFEDALKYPWTGEEKVKTLLIGGLCSLFAVLIIPGVLAFGYQVRVTRQVSQGETETPPVFDDWGGLFVDGLAAFGIIIGYIIVTALLYLALAVAVAIPIALAAGPTASTSEMFQGVGAVLVLVAALVEVVVIFTVLYLLPAGLAAYAYTGKFSAAFSPSTLRAVGTDRSYAIGVLVALGVSFVAQAAGYAALFTIVGILLVPVIGFYGNVASAYAIGAGVADTPLVSESRDVESPEAQPAV; encoded by the coding sequence ATGTTCGAAGACGCGCTCAAGTATCCGTGGACGGGCGAAGAGAAAGTGAAGACGCTCCTCATCGGTGGCCTGTGTAGTCTCTTCGCCGTGCTAATTATTCCCGGCGTGCTCGCTTTCGGCTATCAGGTCCGAGTCACCAGGCAAGTGAGCCAGGGTGAGACCGAGACGCCGCCGGTGTTCGACGACTGGGGCGGGCTGTTCGTCGACGGTCTCGCCGCGTTTGGAATCATTATCGGCTATATAATCGTCACGGCGCTTCTCTATCTGGCGCTGGCAGTCGCCGTCGCGATTCCGATTGCTCTGGCCGCTGGTCCGACCGCCAGCACCAGTGAGATGTTCCAGGGTGTCGGCGCGGTCCTGGTCCTGGTCGCGGCGCTGGTCGAAGTCGTCGTTATTTTCACCGTTCTGTACCTGCTCCCGGCCGGCCTGGCGGCCTACGCGTATACGGGGAAATTCAGTGCCGCGTTCTCCCCGTCGACGTTGCGAGCGGTCGGGACCGACAGGAGCTACGCTATCGGCGTGCTCGTCGCACTCGGCGTCTCGTTCGTGGCCCAGGCCGCCGGATACGCTGCCCTCTTCACTATCGTCGGTATCCTCCTCGTGCCGGTCATCGGTTTCTACGGGAACGTCGCCAGCGCCTACGCCATCGGCGCCGGTGTGGCGGACACCCCGCTGGTCTCGGAGTCCCGCGACGTTGAGTCGCCGGAGGCCCAGCCCGCGGTCTGA